A genomic segment from Nocardiopsis sp. Huas11 encodes:
- a CDS encoding oxygenase MpaB family protein, translated as MKRFEWRDRVAAMDAEAECREIVLILGSHEFPWDFEQALGLALYRTYAVPSIGGLLGETDEFTGSTQKRYDDTALILGNMVQHGFEPGPGRDALRRMNQMHRSYDIGNDDYRYVLSTFVVMPVRWLNDYGYGWRRLSEHEIAAITHYYRRLGRYMGIKDVPETYAEFRDLMDGYEREHFAYSEGGRRVSDSTLDLMVSFYPPRLSGAARRFSMAILDDSLIETFRYEPPSRAWRRAADLALKLRAKVVRRMKPREEPLWAENNPNIRSYPTGYDVNRIGTFPAGCPVAHDVDPVGNEELDRQGAGSKE; from the coding sequence ATGAAGCGGTTCGAGTGGCGTGACCGGGTGGCGGCCATGGACGCCGAGGCCGAGTGCAGGGAGATCGTCCTCATCCTGGGCAGCCACGAGTTCCCGTGGGACTTCGAGCAGGCGCTGGGGCTGGCGCTCTACCGCACCTACGCCGTTCCCAGCATCGGCGGCCTGCTCGGGGAGACCGACGAGTTCACGGGCAGCACGCAGAAGCGCTACGACGACACCGCGCTGATCCTGGGGAACATGGTCCAGCACGGGTTCGAGCCCGGCCCCGGGCGGGACGCCCTGCGGCGGATGAACCAGATGCACCGCTCCTACGACATCGGCAACGACGACTACCGGTACGTGCTGAGCACCTTCGTGGTGATGCCGGTGCGCTGGCTCAACGACTACGGGTACGGGTGGCGGCGCCTGAGCGAGCACGAGATCGCCGCGATCACCCACTACTACCGCCGCCTGGGCCGCTACATGGGGATCAAGGACGTCCCCGAGACCTACGCGGAGTTCCGGGACCTCATGGACGGCTACGAGCGCGAGCACTTCGCCTACAGCGAGGGCGGGCGGCGGGTCTCGGACTCCACCCTCGACCTGATGGTGTCGTTCTATCCGCCGCGCCTGTCCGGGGCCGCCCGCAGGTTCTCCATGGCCATCCTCGACGACTCGCTCATCGAGACCTTCCGCTACGAGCCGCCGAGCAGGGCCTGGCGCCGGGCCGCCGACCTCGCGCTGAAGCTGCGCGCCAAGGTGGTCCGCCGGATGAAGCCGCGCGAGGAGCCGCTGTGGGCGGAGAACAACCCGAACATCCGCAGCTACCCGACCGGCTACGACGTCAACCGGATCGGCACGTTCCCGGCGGGCTGCCCGGTCGCGCACGACGTCGACCCGGTCGGCAACGAGGAGCTGGACCGCCAGGGGGCCGGTTCCAAGGAGTGA